One genomic segment of Sphaerodactylus townsendi isolate TG3544 linkage group LG07, MPM_Stown_v2.3, whole genome shotgun sequence includes these proteins:
- the CHRNA6 gene encoding neuronal acetylcholine receptor subunit alpha-6: MQPQKWLGFLSFTFYLWADVFLFLLQDCLACKSEERLFQKLFSHYNHYIRPVENVSDPVTVYFELAITQLSNVDEVNQIMETNLWLRHIWNDYKLQWNPAEYEGIEFVRVPADKIWRPDIVLYNNAVGDFQVESRTKALLKYDGTITWTPPAIFKSSCPMDITFFPFDHQNCSLKFGSWTYDKAKIDLLLIGSKVDMNDFWENSEWEIVDASGYKHDIKYNCCEEIYTDITYSFYIRRLPMFYTINLIIPCLFLSFLTVLVFYLPSDCGEKVTLCISILLSLTVFLLVITETIPSTSLVIPLVGEYLLFTMIFVTLSIVVTVFVLNIHYRTPTTHTMPPWVKAFFLRLLPKFLMMKRPLQKRVEAKAKKPKKGSSSKSSKPKASECGEEKVPNEHKCCHCDKPNESTTGKKSKPSHQSAKRAAEQGEYPPEINEVITSVQFIADNMRSQNETKEVEDDWKYVAMVIDRVFLWVFIILCVFGTAGLFLQPLIADT, translated from the exons ATTGCCTAGCATGTAAATCTGAAGAAAGGCTGTTTCAAAAACTCTTCTCCCACTACAACCATTATATCAGACCAGTGGAAAATGTCTCCGACCCGGTTACGGTGTATTTCGAATTGGCAATTACACAGCTTTCAAATGTG gatGAAGTCAACCAGATTATGGAAACCAATTTATGGCTACGACAC ATATGGAACGACTATAAACTGCAGTGGAATCCAGCAGAATATGAAGGGATCGAGTTTGTCCGAGTGCCGGCAGATAAAATCTGGAGACCTGATATTGTGTTATACAACAA TGCCGTTGGAGATTTTCAAGTGGAAAGCAGAACCAAAGCTCTTCTCAAATACGATGGCACAATCACTTGGACGCCCCCTGCCATCTTTAAAAGCTCCTGTCCCATGGATATCACCTTCTTCCCCTTTGATCACCAGAACTGCTCTCTGAAATTTGGGTCATGGACCTATGATAAAGCTAAAATTGACCTTCTCCTTATTGGTTCCAAAGTGGATATGAATGACTTCTGGGAGAACAGTGAGTGGGAAATAGTGGATGCTTCTGGCTACAAACACGATATCAAATACAACTGCTGCGAAGAAATCTACACTGATATAACCTACTCGTTTTATATCCGAAGGCTTCCCATGTTTTACACGATTAATCTGATCATCCCTTGTCTGTTTCTTTCATTCCTGACTGTGCTGGTCTTTTACCTTCCTTCTGACTGTGGGGAGAAAGTGACTCTGTGTATCTCCATCCTGCTTTCTCTAACAGTGTTCCTGCTGGTAATCACAGAGACAATCCCCTCTACTTCTCTGGTAATCCCACTAGTGGGGGAATACCTGCTGTTCACCATGATATTTGTGACACTCTCTATTGTTGTCACTGTGTTTGTGCTGAACATCCACTACCGGACTCCCACAACGCACACGATGCCCCCGTGGGTCAAAGCTTTCTTTCTCCGTCTTCTTCCCAAATTTCTAATGATGAAAAGACCCCTGCAGAAGCGGGTTGAAGCCAAagctaaaaaacccaaaaagggcAGTAGCAGTAAATCTAGCAAGCCAAAGGCCAGCGAGTGTGGAGAAGAGAAAGTCCCCAATGAACACAAGTGCTGTCACTGTGACAAACCCAATGAATCCACCACTGGCAAGAAAAGTAAACCAAGCCACCAGTCTGCAAAACGGGCAGCTGAACAAGGGGAATACCCCCCAGAAATCAATGAAGTGATTACCAGTGTACAGTTCATTGCTGACAACATGAGGAGTCAGAATGAGACCAAAGAG GTGGAAGATGACTGGAAATACGTAGCCATGGTGATTGACAGAGTATTCTTGTGGGTGTTCATAATTCTCTGTGTGTTTGGGACCGCAGGATTGTTCCTACAGCCCTTGATAGCAGACACATAA